A stretch of DNA from Blastopirellula marina:
CATGGTCAATAGTTGCCTCGAGTGCGACAACTGCCATCGCGGCGAGGAACACTACTGCAGCAAGAACGCCACCGTTTTTACGTACGGCTCGCCCGAAAAAAGCTCTCCCACAGGAATTACTCAGGGAGGGTATTCCAATAAGGTGGTCGTTCGAGATCACTTCGCGATTCGTATACCCCAACATATCCAACTGCAACACGCGGCACCGCTTCTTTGTGCTGGCATAACCACCTATTCACCGCTTATGCGAGAAGGAATGGCCAGAGGAAAGAAAGTCGGGGTCGCAGGTATCGGGGGGCTAGGGCATCTCGCAATCAAGCTGGCCGTATCGAAGGGTGCCGAAGTCACCGCGTTCACGACTTCCCCTTCCAAAGTCGACGATATCAAGAGGTTTGGGGCGAAGGAAGTGGTCGTTGTTGACGAGATGTCCAAACTTAGCCCCTACTTTGGCACGCTCGATTACATGATCTCCACGATTCCCTACGACTTTGACGTCGCCGGTTACGCGATGACCTTGAAGCCTTACCAGAATTTCACTCAAGTTGGTATGCCGGTCCAAGGAAAGTTGACCGTCAATAACTTCATGATGATCCGTAATCGAGCGAACTTTAACGGTTCGTTGATTGGCGGCATACCAGAAACGCAGGAAGTGATGAACTACTGTGCTGACGAAAAGCTCTTTCCACAAATCCAAGTGATCAAAGCCGATCAGGTAAACGAGGCTTGGAATCAGGTTGTCAACAAAGAAGCTCGTTATCGATACGTGATCGATACGACAACCATCTAGTTTTAAACCGGAGAACCTTTCATGCCACACGTGATCGTCAAACTCTGGCCGGGAAAGTCGGAACAGCAAAAGCAGGAACTGTCTCGACGCATTACAGACGAGGTGATGAACATTCTCCACTACGGAGATGAATCCGTTTCGGTAGCTTTCGAGGAAATCGACGCCTCAAAGTGGCGTGATGAAGTCTATCGGCCGGACATACTTGCTAGGCCAGAACAACTCTACAAGAAGCCAGGCTACACCATGTAACCCAGCACGAGAGAAAGGAGGAAGAAGTGAATACATCATGGGATCAAGAAGAACTTCAAAAGATCGCCACGACGGACGATCTTCACATCGCGCCGTTCCGGGAAGATGGCAAGACGTTCGGTACGCTTACTTGGATCTGGTCAGTTGTGGTCGACAGTCAGCTTTACGTTCGTGCTTATCATGGCCAAGCATCGCGATGGTATCAAGCTGCAGTTCGCCAGCATTTTGGCAAAATCCGCGCGGCTGGACTGACCAAAGAAGTCAAGTTCACGCCTTACACCGGTTCCGGTAGCAGTTCTATTGATCAAGCCTATCGTGAGAAGTACGGCGAGAGTCCTTATCTCGCTTCTATGATCAGCGATCGCGCCCGTGCCGCGACCATTCAGATTCTGCCACGCACAGAAACCTAAGCTGGCTATCTCCAAACCTTCCATCATCAAGGAGTTCAGAGAATCATGAGTAAAAACATCGAAGGAAAAGTTGTTGTCATAACCGGAGCGAGTAGTGGTCTCGGGGAGGCAACCGCTCGGCACCTTGCAGCGGCAGGAGCAAAGGTCGTGCTAGGAGCTCGGCGGGAGGATCGTCTTCGAACATTAGTTAATGAGTTGACTGCGGACGGCAAGGAGGCGATCGCGGTTAGGACCGATGTAACCGATCGCGACCAAGTCAAAGCACTTGTGGATTCCGCCATCGAGAAGTTCGGCCGAATC
This window harbors:
- a CDS encoding NAD(P)-dependent alcohol dehydrogenase, translating into MNRDRRNSRRDFLRTSTVAGAGVMLASTVGLPDAQAEPSNTIITQGLAARDESGKLSPWSFQRRPIGDNDVLIDIKFCGICHSDIHQMRGHWGPQQYPQVPGHEIAGIVAAVGKNVTKFKVGDKAGVGCMVNSCLECDNCHRGEEHYCSKNATVFTYGSPEKSSPTGITQGGYSNKVVVRDHFAIRIPQHIQLQHAAPLLCAGITTYSPLMREGMARGKKVGVAGIGGLGHLAIKLAVSKGAEVTAFTTSPSKVDDIKRFGAKEVVVVDEMSKLSPYFGTLDYMISTIPYDFDVAGYAMTLKPYQNFTQVGMPVQGKLTVNNFMMIRNRANFNGSLIGGIPETQEVMNYCADEKLFPQIQVIKADQVNEAWNQVVNKEARYRYVIDTTTI
- a CDS encoding tautomerase family protein, producing MPHVIVKLWPGKSEQQKQELSRRITDEVMNILHYGDESVSVAFEEIDASKWRDEVYRPDILARPEQLYKKPGYTM
- a CDS encoding DUF2255 family protein, encoding MNTSWDQEELQKIATTDDLHIAPFREDGKTFGTLTWIWSVVVDSQLYVRAYHGQASRWYQAAVRQHFGKIRAAGLTKEVKFTPYTGSGSSSIDQAYREKYGESPYLASMISDRARAATIQILPRTET